One window of Burkholderia cepacia GG4 genomic DNA carries:
- a CDS encoding MFS transporter has translation MRDSRRNTRHRQVIAAVVGNTLEWYDFIVYGFFSGIIARLFFPAESQYASLLMSLATFGVGFFMRPVGGILLGLYADRKGRKAAMQLIIFLMTLSIALITFAPSYATIGPAAPVLIVVARLLQGFATGGEYASATAFLVESAPANRRGLYGSWQLIGQCLAVFSGAAMGAWATQSLSIDALHSWGWRVPFALGLLIGPVGLWIRRHMEETEAFLDASKSVVEPPASVSRVLRDNLRGVLVSMGQTITGTAVFYVMLVNMPTFAHKTFGLPLDQVFKAQMVAVALLTVTIPVSAIVSDRIGRRPVLLAGMLAMLTVTYPLFSWLAAAPSVGRLLVMQLVICTIIGIIYGPAPTTLAEQFATRSRSTGVALAYNVAVMVFGGFAPFIVTWLTRASGSPVAPAWYVLFAASFGLVATVFMHDGAPCVLARRQFRGEPLSAE, from the coding sequence ATGCGCGACTCACGTCGGAACACGCGGCATCGGCAAGTGATTGCCGCGGTCGTCGGCAATACCCTCGAGTGGTACGACTTCATCGTCTACGGTTTCTTCTCCGGCATCATCGCGCGGCTGTTCTTCCCCGCCGAAAGCCAGTACGCGTCGCTGCTGATGTCGCTCGCGACGTTCGGCGTCGGCTTTTTCATGCGTCCGGTGGGCGGCATCCTGCTCGGGCTCTATGCGGACCGCAAGGGCCGCAAGGCCGCGATGCAGCTCATCATCTTCCTGATGACGCTGTCGATCGCATTGATCACGTTCGCGCCGTCGTACGCAACGATCGGCCCTGCGGCGCCGGTCCTGATCGTCGTCGCGCGGCTGCTGCAGGGTTTCGCGACCGGCGGCGAATACGCGAGTGCCACCGCGTTCCTGGTCGAGAGCGCACCCGCCAACCGGCGCGGCCTGTATGGCTCATGGCAACTGATCGGCCAGTGCCTCGCGGTGTTCTCGGGCGCGGCGATGGGGGCGTGGGCCACGCAGTCGCTGTCGATCGACGCGCTGCATAGCTGGGGCTGGCGCGTGCCGTTCGCGCTCGGGCTGCTGATCGGGCCCGTCGGCCTGTGGATCCGCCGCCATATGGAAGAGACCGAGGCGTTCCTCGACGCGAGCAAGTCGGTCGTCGAGCCGCCCGCGAGCGTGTCGCGCGTGCTGCGCGACAACCTGCGCGGCGTGCTGGTGTCGATGGGGCAGACGATCACCGGCACGGCCGTGTTCTACGTGATGCTCGTCAACATGCCGACGTTCGCGCACAAGACCTTCGGGCTGCCGCTCGACCAGGTGTTCAAGGCGCAGATGGTCGCGGTCGCGCTGCTGACCGTGACGATCCCGGTGTCCGCGATCGTGTCCGACCGCATCGGCCGGCGCCCGGTGCTGCTCGCCGGCATGCTGGCGATGCTGACGGTCACCTATCCGCTGTTCTCGTGGCTGGCCGCCGCGCCGAGCGTCGGGCGCCTGCTCGTGATGCAGCTCGTGATCTGCACGATCATCGGCATCATCTACGGCCCCGCGCCGACCACGCTCGCCGAGCAGTTCGCGACGCGTTCGCGCTCGACCGGCGTCGCGCTCGCATACAACGTCGCGGTGATGGTGTTCGGCGGCTTCGCGCCGTTCATCGTCACGTGGCTGACGCGCGCGAGCGGGTCGCCCGTCGCGCCCGCGTGGTATGTGCTGTTCGCGGCGTCGTTCGGGCTCGTTGCGACCGTGTTCATGCACGACGGCGCGCCGTGCGTGCTCGCGCGCCGGCAGTTTCGCGGCGAGCCGCTGAGCGCCGAATAG
- a CDS encoding MFS transporter, producing the protein MSRLDYTLLGPCLLAIAIDAMGFGLVYPMMSAIFSDPHAGILPADAGEHARNFYLGLGYGIYPLCMFFGSSLMGELSDRYGRRRILLLCVLGLAAGYALMAAGAWHASVALLLAGRGLTGLAAGCQGIAQAAITDVSTPGNKAYNMSIMSLAFSAGVIVGPVLGGVTSDRTISPLFDYGTPFVLVAALSLACAFWTWASYRDTAAPRGDTRIDPLLPLRIIREAASQRNVAFLSVVFFLMQVGYGLYLQTIMLLLQARFGYTSARLGLFSGVIGICFVFGLLFVVRLMLRVWRVIDIAKTGLLVAGLGQILSAWFPHEPVLWTLAMVVGCFDMVAYTTMYTAFSDAVSADRQGWALGVAGSVMAVAWVVTGALTNLLPVVGEIGLLLIGGAGFLLSFVMMVFYGRKQAGGRTAALS; encoded by the coding sequence ATGTCCCGGCTCGACTACACGTTGCTCGGCCCCTGCCTGCTCGCCATCGCGATCGACGCGATGGGGTTCGGGCTCGTCTACCCGATGATGTCCGCGATCTTCAGCGATCCGCACGCGGGCATCCTGCCGGCCGACGCCGGCGAGCACGCGCGCAATTTCTACCTCGGTCTCGGCTACGGGATCTATCCGTTATGCATGTTCTTCGGCTCGTCGCTGATGGGCGAGCTGTCGGATCGCTACGGCCGCCGCAGGATCCTGCTGCTGTGCGTGCTCGGTCTCGCGGCCGGCTATGCGCTGATGGCCGCCGGCGCGTGGCACGCGAGCGTCGCGCTGCTGCTGGCCGGCCGCGGGCTCACCGGCCTCGCGGCCGGCTGCCAGGGCATCGCGCAGGCGGCGATCACCGACGTGAGCACGCCCGGGAACAAGGCGTACAACATGAGCATCATGTCGCTCGCATTCAGCGCCGGCGTGATCGTCGGCCCCGTGCTCGGCGGCGTCACGTCCGACCGGACGATTTCGCCGCTGTTCGACTACGGTACGCCGTTCGTGCTCGTCGCCGCGCTGTCGCTGGCCTGCGCGTTCTGGACCTGGGCGTCGTATCGCGACACGGCCGCGCCGCGCGGCGACACGCGTATCGATCCGCTGCTGCCGCTGCGGATCATTCGCGAAGCCGCGAGCCAGCGCAACGTCGCGTTCCTGTCGGTGGTGTTCTTCCTGATGCAGGTCGGCTACGGGCTTTACCTGCAGACCATCATGCTGTTGCTGCAGGCCAGGTTCGGCTATACGAGCGCGCGGCTCGGGCTGTTCAGCGGCGTGATCGGCATCTGCTTCGTGTTCGGCCTGCTGTTCGTCGTGCGGCTGATGCTGCGCGTCTGGCGCGTGATCGACATCGCGAAGACGGGCCTGCTCGTCGCGGGCCTCGGCCAGATCCTGTCCGCGTGGTTCCCCCACGAGCCGGTGCTGTGGACGCTCGCGATGGTGGTCGGCTGCTTCGACATGGTTGCCTACACGACCATGTACACCGCGTTTTCCGATGCCGTCAGTGCGGACCGGCAGGGCTGGGCGCTCGGCGTCGCGGGCTCGGTGATGGCCGTTGCGTGGGTCGTGACGGGCGCGCTCACGAACCTGCTGCCGGTGGTCGGCGAGATCGGGCTGCTGCTGATCGGCGGCGCGGGGTTCCTGCTCAGCTTCGTGATGATGGTGTTCTACGGACGCAAGCAGGCGGGCGGGCGCACGGCGGCGCTGTCGTAG
- a CDS encoding cysteine hydrolase family protein, translating to MQHPTIRTLAGASAPASIDAARTALLVIDFQNEYFSGRLPIPEGPRALGNAQRVIAFAERAGIPVFHIQHVGAADGPIFADGSDGFGFHADLQPAPHHAVVKKTSVSVFPTTDIDARLKAAGIDTLIVTGLMTHACVAGAARDAVPLGYAVIIVDDACATRDLDVADGGTVPHRDLHRATLAALSDTFGDVLSTEQVLALRVA from the coding sequence ATGCAACATCCGACCATCCGCACGCTGGCCGGCGCGAGCGCGCCGGCGTCGATCGACGCTGCCCGCACCGCGCTGCTCGTGATCGATTTCCAGAACGAATATTTCAGCGGCCGCCTTCCGATTCCGGAAGGGCCGCGCGCGCTCGGCAATGCGCAGCGCGTGATCGCGTTCGCCGAGCGCGCGGGTATTCCGGTCTTCCACATCCAGCACGTCGGCGCGGCCGACGGCCCGATCTTCGCCGACGGCAGCGACGGTTTCGGCTTTCATGCGGACCTGCAGCCGGCGCCGCATCACGCGGTCGTGAAGAAGACGTCGGTGAGCGTGTTTCCGACGACCGACATCGACGCGCGCCTGAAGGCGGCCGGCATCGACACGCTGATCGTCACCGGGCTGATGACGCATGCGTGCGTCGCCGGCGCGGCGCGCGATGCGGTGCCGCTCGGCTATGCGGTGATCATCGTCGACGACGCGTGTGCGACGCGCGACCTCGACGTCGCGGACGGCGGCACGGTGCCGCACCGCGACCTCCATCGCGCCACGCTGGCCGCACTGTCGGACACGTTCGGCGACGTGCTGTCGACCGAGCAGGTGCTCGCGCTCCGCGTCGCCTGA
- a CDS encoding amidohydrolase: protein MQYADTIYLNGLLYTGDAQRRFAQALATKDGKIVAVGRDDDIRPLAGPATRNVDLGGRLMLPGLIDGHVHPLEGHQILGDFDLSGINDPDAILQRIRACADATPNEPWVYLGGANLAAFGAYPTRALLDRIVPDRPLLVVGFDVHSGCLNTKGLEAAGITSDTPDPTGGVYERDASGMPNGVVHEAAFYRVCPIIPQLSPAGYPKSLAKAHAMAHGYGITGWFDARVDEPELKAYADAQRAGRLKTYVSAGLYANPRRDLREQIERFAAWRREYECDNLRLHTVKIFVDGVPESKTAALLEPYAGTDDCGLALWSQDALNEICLLADTAGFDLHFHTLADRAVRMTLDALEHVQRRNGMRDRRAQLAHLQLVDPADMGRFNRLGAIASVQTLWTAAREEQQQLYRDLLGAERTARNYPFRSLRNAGALLAAGSDWSVSTMDPMQIIQTGVTHRLIEQPDSPPWNPHERLDLLTMLEAYTVNTAYALRFDDCTGSLEAGKDASLAILDRNPFEHPVGTFAQTRVIETCFRGEVVYAAPGWAD, encoded by the coding sequence ATGCAATACGCCGACACCATCTACCTGAACGGCCTGCTCTACACCGGCGACGCGCAGCGCCGCTTCGCGCAGGCGCTCGCCACGAAGGACGGCAAGATCGTCGCCGTCGGTCGCGACGACGACATCCGCCCGCTCGCCGGCCCGGCGACGCGCAATGTCGATCTCGGCGGCCGGCTGATGCTGCCGGGCCTCATCGACGGCCACGTGCATCCGCTCGAAGGCCATCAGATCCTCGGCGACTTCGACCTGTCCGGGATCAACGATCCGGACGCGATCCTGCAGCGCATCCGCGCGTGTGCCGATGCGACGCCGAACGAGCCGTGGGTCTATCTCGGCGGCGCCAACCTCGCCGCGTTCGGCGCGTACCCGACCCGTGCATTGCTCGACCGGATCGTGCCCGACCGGCCGCTGCTCGTGGTCGGCTTCGACGTGCACAGCGGCTGCCTCAATACGAAAGGGCTGGAGGCAGCCGGCATCACGTCCGACACGCCCGATCCGACCGGCGGCGTATACGAGCGCGATGCGTCGGGTATGCCGAACGGAGTCGTGCACGAAGCGGCGTTCTACCGCGTCTGCCCGATCATTCCGCAACTGAGCCCGGCCGGCTATCCGAAGTCGCTCGCGAAGGCACACGCGATGGCACACGGCTACGGGATCACCGGCTGGTTCGACGCGCGCGTCGACGAGCCCGAGCTCAAGGCTTACGCCGACGCGCAACGCGCAGGCCGCTTGAAGACGTACGTGAGCGCGGGCCTCTACGCGAACCCGCGCCGCGATCTGCGCGAGCAGATCGAGCGCTTCGCCGCGTGGCGTCGCGAATACGAATGCGACAACCTGCGCCTGCATACGGTCAAGATCTTTGTCGACGGCGTGCCCGAATCGAAAACCGCCGCGCTGCTCGAACCGTACGCCGGCACCGACGACTGTGGTCTCGCGCTGTGGAGCCAGGATGCGCTGAACGAAATCTGCCTGCTCGCCGATACGGCCGGCTTCGACCTGCATTTCCACACGCTCGCCGACCGAGCGGTGCGCATGACGCTGGACGCGCTCGAACACGTACAACGCCGCAACGGGATGCGCGACCGGCGCGCGCAGCTCGCGCACCTGCAGCTGGTCGATCCGGCCGACATGGGCCGCTTCAACCGGCTCGGCGCGATCGCGAGCGTGCAGACCCTGTGGACGGCCGCGCGCGAGGAACAACAACAGCTCTACCGCGACCTGCTCGGCGCCGAGCGCACCGCGCGCAACTATCCGTTCCGCAGCCTGCGCAACGCGGGCGCGCTGCTCGCCGCCGGTTCCGACTGGTCGGTCAGCACCATGGACCCGATGCAGATCATCCAGACCGGTGTCACGCATCGGTTGATCGAGCAGCCGGACAGCCCGCCGTGGAATCCGCACGAACGCCTCGACCTGCTCACGATGCTCGAGGCGTATACGGTGAACACTGCGTATGCGCTGCGCTTCGACGACTGCACGGGCTCGCTGGAAGCGGGCAAGGATGCGAGCCTCGCGATCCTCGACCGCAATCCGTTCGAGCACCCGGTCGGCACCTTCGCGCAAACGCGGGTGATCGAGACGTGCTTCCGCGGCGAGGTCGTGTACGCCGCGCCGGGCTGGGCGGATTGA